From Alphaproteobacteria bacterium, the proteins below share one genomic window:
- the ureG gene encoding urease accessory protein UreG: MIGNGPLRVGIGGPVGSGKTALVERLCKRMRSAYDIAVVTNDIYTKEDAQFLTRAGALPAERIVGVETGGCPHTAIREDASINLAAVADMVRLFPRMEVMFVESGGDNLAATFSPELADLTIYVIDVSAGDKIPRKGGPGITRSDLLVINKIDLAPLVGASLEVMDRDARKMRGARPFVFSNLKEDRGVAEIADFIVRQGGLPVRPMGTSQAA, encoded by the coding sequence ATGATCGGCAACGGACCCTTGCGCGTGGGCATCGGCGGCCCGGTGGGGTCGGGCAAGACGGCGCTGGTCGAGCGCCTGTGCAAGCGCATGCGCTCCGCCTACGATATCGCCGTGGTGACCAACGACATCTACACCAAGGAAGACGCGCAATTCCTGACCCGCGCCGGCGCGCTGCCGGCGGAGCGCATCGTCGGCGTCGAGACCGGCGGCTGCCCGCACACGGCGATCCGCGAGGATGCCTCGATCAACCTCGCCGCGGTCGCCGACATGGTCCGGCTGTTCCCGCGCATGGAGGTGATGTTCGTCGAGTCAGGCGGCGACAATCTCGCGGCGACCTTCTCGCCCGAGCTCGCCGACCTGACGATCTACGTCATCGACGTCTCGGCCGGCGACAAGATTCCGCGCAAGGGCGGGCCGGGCATCACGCGTTCCGACCTGCTGGTGATCAACAAGATCGACCTCGCGCCGCTGGTCGGTGCCAGCCTTGAGGTGATGGACCGCGACGCGCGCAAGATGCGCGGCGCGCGGCCCTTCGTGTTCTCGAATCTCAAGGAAGATCGCGGCGTCGCCGAGATCGCCGATTTCATCGTGCGCCAGGGTGGATTGCCCGTCCGACCCATGGGCACCTCTCAAGCAGCCTGA
- a CDS encoding extracellular solute-binding protein, with protein MTDRHGVNWTRRTILAAAAAMALAAPAQAQAQLEDRLVIITSFPKDVTEPFAKAFMAANPGVKVEILNRNTTAGVAYVRETRSNPPDVFWASAPDAFEVLKKGKLLDAYKPAAPGIAEKVGTFPINDPEGFFFGFAASGYGIMYNTRYVKANELPLPKEWADLKKPVYFGHVGISAPSRSGTTHLTVENILQAQGWETGWATLLEIGGNLVQVSDRSFGVPDAVNSGQYGLGIVIDFFGLSAKASGFPVEFVYPGETAIVPANVGIIAGAKNPKAARAWVEFLLSDAGQKILLEPKISRLPVKPALYASAPAGYPNPFKDASLGSKVSFDSLLSEGRYELVNSLYDRLITFRLKELNAAWKAIHTAEAALAKKANAEGSKLVTEARKLASAVPINEADANNKDIAGAFQRVSKDKKPGQRQAEFEEKWDAHAKTSYAEAKALADKAAALAK; from the coding sequence ATGACGGATCGCCATGGGGTCAACTGGACGAGACGCACGATTCTGGCCGCCGCCGCGGCGATGGCCTTGGCCGCGCCGGCGCAGGCGCAGGCGCAGCTTGAGGACAGGCTGGTGATTATCACGTCCTTTCCCAAGGACGTCACCGAGCCTTTCGCCAAGGCCTTCATGGCCGCCAATCCGGGGGTCAAGGTCGAGATCCTCAACCGCAACACGACGGCGGGCGTCGCCTATGTGCGTGAGACGCGGTCGAACCCGCCCGACGTCTTCTGGGCCTCGGCGCCGGATGCCTTCGAGGTGCTGAAGAAGGGCAAGCTGCTCGACGCCTACAAGCCGGCGGCGCCGGGCATCGCCGAGAAGGTCGGCACCTTCCCCATCAACGACCCCGAGGGCTTCTTCTTCGGCTTCGCCGCCTCGGGCTACGGCATCATGTACAACACGCGCTACGTGAAGGCGAACGAGCTGCCGCTGCCCAAGGAATGGGCCGACCTCAAGAAGCCGGTCTATTTCGGCCATGTCGGCATTTCCGCACCGTCGCGCTCGGGCACGACGCATCTCACCGTCGAGAACATCCTGCAGGCGCAGGGCTGGGAGACGGGCTGGGCGACGCTGCTGGAGATCGGCGGGAACCTGGTACAGGTTTCCGACCGCAGCTTCGGCGTGCCCGATGCGGTGAACTCCGGCCAGTACGGCCTGGGCATCGTCATCGACTTCTTCGGGCTCTCGGCCAAGGCCAGCGGCTTCCCGGTCGAGTTCGTCTATCCCGGCGAGACCGCGATCGTGCCGGCCAATGTCGGCATCATCGCCGGCGCCAAGAATCCCAAGGCCGCGCGCGCCTGGGTCGAGTTCCTGCTGTCCGACGCCGGGCAGAAGATCCTGCTCGAGCCGAAGATCAGCCGCCTGCCGGTGAAACCCGCGCTCTACGCCAGCGCGCCGGCCGGCTATCCGAACCCGTTCAAGGACGCCTCGCTGGGCTCGAAGGTCAGCTTCGACTCGCTGCTCTCGGAGGGCCGCTACGAGCTGGTGAACTCGCTCTACGACCGTCTGATCACCTTCCGGCTGAAGGAGCTGAACGCGGCGTGGAAGGCGATCCACACCGCCGAGGCGGCGCTGGCGAAGAAGGCCAATGCCGAGGGCTCGAAGCTGGTGACGGAGGCGCGCAAGCTGGCCTCGGCCGTGCCGATCAACGAGGCCGACGCAAACAACAAGGACATCGCCGGCGCCTTCCAGCGGGTGTCGAAGGACAAGAAGCCCGGCCAGCGCCAGGCCGAGTTCGAGGAGAAGTGGGACGCCCACGCCAAGACGAGCTATGCCGAGGCCAAGGCGCTCGCCGACAAGGCTGCGGCGCTCGCCAAGTAG
- a CDS encoding iron ABC transporter permease gives MVAIGASLPARRVGLLRRWSVSPAQLALAALIAAFLVAFLIVPVSRVMVAAFEGPTGFTLAHFGDFFRTSLFLESFLNSLYVAVGAVVLASLLSVPCAYFLARFDFRGAGLIQALGVVPLVMPPFVGAVAMQLIFGRNGTVNLLLNDWFGLRIPFMEGLNGVIFVEALHYFPFILLNLSASLANIDSSMEESAQNLGARGWTLFRRIVFPLAMPGYVAGAALVFVKVFDDLGTPLLLSQTNLLAPQAYLRITSVGLNDPMGYVISAILVAFSLIAMAASGLVTRGRDYATQQRGGGGLARRPLAGWRKTAAWSFILLVVVLSLSPHIGILLLSFATVWSFSPLPDAFTIKHYVTVFADSAHMMSNTLLYCGLAAGIDVVLGVSIAYLVARTKLPGRRLLDMVVMSSLAVPGLVIGIGYLRTYYGVELPGGVPLATFWGMLVIGYAIRRLPYALRACDAALKQVHESLEEAAENLGAGKLTALRRIVVPLITGGVLAGFVTSFATAAVELSETLLLVTRDVDAPISYGIYVYMQSAAGRGPGAALGVIAVVVVALGAWASHRMAERERSRRGRGGAT, from the coding sequence ATGGTAGCGATCGGGGCGTCGCTGCCGGCACGTCGGGTGGGGTTGCTGAGACGCTGGAGCGTGTCGCCGGCGCAGCTTGCGTTGGCGGCATTGATCGCGGCGTTCCTCGTCGCATTCCTGATCGTGCCGGTATCGCGCGTCATGGTGGCGGCGTTCGAGGGGCCGACGGGCTTCACACTGGCGCATTTCGGCGACTTCTTCCGTACCAGCCTGTTCCTCGAATCGTTCCTCAACTCGCTCTATGTCGCGGTCGGCGCGGTGGTCCTGGCCTCGCTGCTGTCGGTGCCGTGCGCGTACTTCCTGGCGCGCTTCGACTTCCGCGGCGCCGGGCTGATCCAGGCGCTGGGCGTGGTGCCGCTGGTCATGCCGCCTTTCGTCGGCGCCGTGGCGATGCAGCTCATCTTCGGCCGCAACGGCACGGTGAACCTGCTGCTCAACGACTGGTTCGGCTTGCGCATCCCGTTCATGGAGGGGCTGAACGGGGTGATCTTCGTCGAGGCGCTGCACTACTTCCCATTCATCCTGCTGAACCTCTCGGCCTCGCTCGCCAACATCGATTCCTCGATGGAGGAATCGGCGCAGAACCTCGGCGCGCGCGGCTGGACCCTGTTCCGCCGCATCGTCTTTCCACTCGCCATGCCGGGCTATGTCGCCGGCGCGGCGCTGGTGTTCGTCAAGGTGTTCGACGATCTGGGCACACCGTTGCTGCTCAGCCAGACCAACCTGCTGGCGCCGCAGGCCTATCTGCGCATCACCTCGGTCGGGCTCAACGATCCGATGGGCTACGTGATATCGGCCATCCTCGTCGCGTTCTCGCTCATCGCGATGGCGGCGTCGGGGCTGGTGACCCGCGGGCGCGATTACGCCACGCAGCAGCGCGGCGGCGGCGGGCTGGCGCGGCGGCCACTCGCCGGCTGGCGCAAGACGGCGGCGTGGAGCTTCATCCTCCTGGTGGTCGTGCTGTCGCTGTCGCCGCATATCGGCATCCTGCTGCTGTCCTTCGCCACGGTGTGGTCGTTCAGCCCGCTGCCCGACGCCTTCACGATCAAGCACTACGTCACCGTGTTCGCCGACTCCGCGCACATGATGAGCAACACCCTGCTCTACTGCGGCCTGGCGGCCGGCATCGATGTCGTGCTCGGCGTCTCGATAGCCTATCTCGTGGCGCGCACGAAGCTGCCGGGGCGCCGGCTGCTCGACATGGTGGTCATGTCCTCGCTCGCGGTGCCCGGCCTGGTGATCGGCATCGGCTATCTGCGCACCTACTACGGCGTCGAGCTGCCGGGCGGCGTGCCGCTGGCGACATTCTGGGGAATGCTGGTGATCGGCTACGCGATCCGCCGCCTGCCGTATGCGCTGCGCGCCTGCGATGCGGCGCTGAAGCAGGTGCACGAATCGCTCGAGGAAGCGGCCGAGAATCTCGGCGCCGGCAAGCTCACCGCATTGCGGCGCATCGTCGTGCCGCTGATCACCGGCGGCGTGCTGGCGGGCTTCGTCACCAGCTTTGCGACGGCGGCTGTCGAGCTCAGCGAGACGCTGCTGCTGGTGACGCGCGACGTCGACGCGCCGATTTCCTACGGCATCTATGTCTACATGCAGTCGGCGGCGGGCCGCGGGCCGGGTGCGGCGCTGGGCGTGATCGCCGTGGTCGTGGTCGCGCTGGGCGCCTGGGCCTCGCACCGCATGGCCGAGCGCGAGCGCAGCAGGCGCGGTCGGGGAGGCGCCACATGA
- a CDS encoding beta-lactamase family protein, with the protein MSLDRRMILAGGAAAMMGAGQASAQATAVEPSDAERAAMNGVAEAAMRQFAIPGLSIAIAAGGKQVFAQGYGDADREAGEKVTPDSLFRIASVSKPITAVAIFTLIERGKLSLTERVFGRGAVLDVVYGDSYPRHVNQITVEHLLTHTSGGWPNDITDPMFSQKGKDHRQLIAWVLANQPPKLPPGNSYAYSNFGYCVLGRIVEKTSGESYQGFVRNHVLKRCGISGMRIAGNTKADRAPNEVAYHDDRDRPYEIDVARMDSHGGWIATASDLVRFLTHVDGFPTVPDILRPATIRLMTSTSSVRADYAMGWRVNRNNNWWHTGSLAGTTTLMVRTARGLCWAALTNGRSRGAGDYTEAIDRMMWDIVRKVPAWKA; encoded by the coding sequence ATGTCGCTCGATCGCCGCATGATCCTGGCTGGCGGCGCGGCCGCGATGATGGGTGCAGGTCAGGCATCCGCCCAGGCGACCGCTGTCGAGCCGAGCGACGCAGAACGCGCGGCGATGAATGGCGTCGCCGAGGCAGCGATGCGCCAGTTCGCCATCCCCGGCCTGTCGATCGCAATCGCCGCCGGCGGCAAGCAGGTCTTCGCGCAGGGCTATGGCGATGCCGACAGAGAGGCCGGCGAGAAGGTGACGCCTGACAGCCTGTTCCGCATTGCCAGCGTCTCGAAGCCGATCACCGCGGTGGCGATCTTCACCCTGATCGAGCGCGGCAAGCTCAGCCTGACCGAGCGGGTCTTCGGGCGCGGCGCGGTGCTCGACGTCGTCTACGGCGACAGCTACCCGCGCCACGTCAACCAGATCACGGTCGAGCATCTGCTGACCCACACCTCCGGCGGCTGGCCCAACGACATCACCGACCCGATGTTCAGCCAGAAGGGCAAGGACCACAGGCAGCTGATCGCCTGGGTCCTTGCCAACCAGCCGCCGAAGCTGCCGCCGGGCAATTCCTACGCCTACTCGAATTTCGGCTACTGCGTGCTTGGCCGCATCGTCGAGAAGACCTCGGGTGAGAGCTACCAGGGCTTCGTGCGCAACCATGTGCTGAAGCGCTGCGGCATCAGCGGCATGCGCATCGCCGGCAACACGAAGGCCGATCGCGCACCCAACGAGGTCGCGTATCACGACGATCGCGACAGGCCCTACGAGATCGACGTTGCCCGCATGGACTCACACGGCGGCTGGATCGCAACGGCGAGCGACCTGGTGCGTTTCCTCACGCATGTCGACGGCTTTCCCACCGTGCCCGATATCCTGCGGCCCGCCACGATACGTCTGATGACCAGCACATCGTCCGTTCGCGCCGACTACGCGATGGGCTGGAGGGTCAACCGCAACAACAACTGGTGGCACACCGGCAGCCTCGCGGGCACCACGACGCTGATGGTACGCACCGCGCGCGGCCTGTGCTGGGCGGCGTTGACCAATGGCCGCAGCCGCGGCGCCGGCGACTACACCGAGGCGATCGATCGCATGATGTGGGACATCGTGCGCAAGGTCCCGGCGTGGAAGGCATAG
- a CDS encoding ABC transporter ATP-binding protein produces MSGTSGVSVEHVTFGYGGTPVLDDVSLEIEAGEFFAFLGPSGSGKTTLLRLVAGFGTPGAGRIRVGARDITDLPPWSRNVGMVFQNYALWPHMTVAENVAFGLEMRKVGRAERDKRVAEALAMVGLDRLAARRPAQLSGGQQQRVALARTLVIQPEVLLLDEPLSNLDAKLRVEMRAELVSLQRKTGLTTIYVTHDQEEANATAHRMAVLDGGRIQQIGAPLELYDRPANRFVAGFLGAANLLEGEVAGSSFRHASGLVFDLADRLPQARPVLMVRPQNLTLAAAPSGTGVVRHREHLGAVLRYDVEAAGTRLVAECPYRAGEPVFAEGDRVALGVRPGGGVLLPP; encoded by the coding sequence ATGAGCGGCACGTCAGGCGTCAGCGTCGAACACGTGACGTTCGGCTACGGCGGCACGCCGGTGCTCGACGACGTCTCGCTGGAGATCGAAGCCGGCGAGTTCTTCGCTTTCCTCGGTCCCTCGGGCTCCGGAAAGACGACCCTGCTGCGCCTGGTCGCCGGCTTCGGCACGCCGGGCGCGGGACGCATCCGCGTCGGCGCACGCGACATCACCGACCTGCCGCCGTGGTCGCGCAACGTCGGCATGGTGTTCCAGAACTACGCGCTGTGGCCGCACATGACGGTGGCCGAGAACGTCGCCTTCGGCCTGGAGATGCGCAAGGTCGGCCGCGCCGAGCGGGACAAACGCGTTGCCGAGGCGCTGGCGATGGTAGGGCTCGACAGGCTCGCCGCGCGCCGCCCGGCCCAGCTCTCGGGCGGCCAGCAGCAGCGCGTGGCGCTTGCGCGCACGCTGGTGATCCAGCCTGAGGTGCTGCTGCTCGACGAGCCGCTGAGCAATCTCGACGCCAAGCTGCGCGTGGAGATGCGCGCCGAGCTGGTGTCGTTGCAGCGCAAGACCGGGCTCACAACGATCTACGTCACGCACGACCAGGAGGAGGCGAACGCCACCGCCCATCGCATGGCGGTTCTCGATGGCGGCCGCATCCAGCAGATTGGCGCCCCGCTGGAGCTCTACGACCGGCCGGCCAACCGCTTCGTCGCCGGCTTCCTCGGCGCCGCCAACCTGCTGGAGGGCGAGGTCGCGGGCTCTAGCTTCCGCCATGCCAGCGGCCTGGTTTTCGATCTGGCCGATCGACTGCCGCAGGCGCGGCCGGTCCTGATGGTGCGGCCGCAGAACCTGACGCTCGCCGCCGCCCCCTCCGGAACCGGCGTCGTACGCCATCGCGAGCACCTGGGCGCCGTGCTGCGCTACGATGTCGAGGCCGCCGGCACACGGCTGGTGGCGGAGTGCCCTTATCGTGCCGGCGAGCCGGTCTTCGCCGAGGGCGATCGTGTCGCACTCGGCGTGCGGCCGGGGGGTGGCGTGCTGCTGCCGCCCTGA
- a CDS encoding LytTR family transcriptional regulator DNA-binding domain-containing protein produces the protein MRIHTAIGSDLILLRLRDAVAELQVHRSWWVAHGAVQAANRDGQKLTLILRNGLEVPVSKSRREVVGAAGWHS, from the coding sequence CTGCGCATCCACACCGCCATCGGCAGCGACCTGATCCTGCTGCGCCTGCGCGACGCCGTCGCCGAGCTGCAGGTGCATCGCTCCTGGTGGGTGGCGCATGGCGCCGTGCAGGCGGCGAATCGCGATGGCCAGAAGCTCACCCTGATCCTGCGCAACGGACTGGAAGTGCCTGTCAGCAAGAGCCGGCGGGAGGTGGTCGGGGCTGCAGGCTGGCATTCCTAG
- the ureE gene encoding urease accessory protein UreE produces the protein MRRAAKVIPRGAWPQTERTDCVTLIYDDRYRRRLRLLGDGGTDFLLDLPEPMVLRDGDGLALDDGGFVMVKAADEALIEVRAKDPALFVRLAWHLGNRHLPAQIEADRILIRDDHVIVDMLKGLGAEVRAVSAPFNPEGGAYGQHNHDHRHPHAHGAGGRHGHD, from the coding sequence ATGCGCCGTGCCGCTAAGGTGATCCCGCGGGGCGCCTGGCCGCAGACCGAGCGCACCGATTGCGTCACGCTGATCTACGACGACCGCTATCGCCGGCGCCTGCGATTGCTGGGCGACGGCGGCACAGATTTCCTGCTCGACCTGCCGGAGCCGATGGTGCTGCGCGACGGCGACGGCCTGGCGCTCGACGACGGAGGCTTTGTGATGGTCAAGGCCGCCGACGAAGCCCTGATCGAGGTCCGGGCGAAGGATCCGGCGTTGTTCGTGCGCCTGGCCTGGCACCTGGGCAACCGCCACCTGCCGGCGCAGATCGAGGCCGACCGCATCCTGATCCGCGACGACCACGTGATTGTCGACATGCTCAAGGGACTGGGGGCCGAAGTGCGCGCGGTATCAGCGCCGTTCAATCCCGAAGGCGGCGCCTACGGCCAGCACAATCACGACCACCGCCACCCGCACGCCCACGGCGCGGGCGGACGCCACGGCCATGACTGA
- a CDS encoding HupE/UreJ family protein: MRFIALAAALLAVTASAAHAHTGHPLDSAGAGVLHPLTGLDHLLAMLGVGIWAAHIGATGERRATWLVPAPFVVVMVLGAIVGMSGASLPLAEAGIIGSVVLLGLLIAATPRMPLWAPMAVIALFAFCHGFAHGAEMPASSSALTYGAGFVAATIGLHLAGIGIGRLARRLSGALGMRVVGGAMALAGVALAAT; this comes from the coding sequence ATGCGCTTCATCGCCCTCGCCGCCGCCTTGCTCGCCGTGACGGCATCCGCTGCCCACGCCCATACCGGCCATCCGCTGGACAGCGCCGGAGCGGGCGTGCTGCATCCGCTGACCGGTCTCGACCACCTGCTGGCGATGCTGGGCGTCGGAATCTGGGCCGCGCATATCGGCGCGACGGGTGAGCGCCGCGCCACGTGGCTGGTGCCTGCGCCCTTCGTCGTCGTCATGGTGCTGGGCGCGATCGTCGGGATGTCCGGTGCCAGCCTGCCGCTGGCCGAAGCCGGCATCATCGGCTCGGTGGTACTGCTCGGCCTGCTGATCGCCGCGACGCCGAGGATGCCGCTATGGGCGCCGATGGCCGTCATTGCCCTGTTCGCCTTCTGCCATGGCTTCGCGCATGGGGCGGAGATGCCGGCCTCGTCGTCAGCGCTCACATATGGCGCGGGCTTCGTCGCCGCGACAATCGGCCTGCACCTGGCAGGCATTGGTATCGGCCGGCTGGCGCGCCGCCTGTCGGGGGCGCTGGGCATGCGCGTGGTGGGCGGCGCGATGGCGCTGGCCGGGGTCGCGCTAGCCGCGACCTGA
- a CDS encoding protein kinase, with translation MTDADFPSALRAGHRLNEYRIDRVLGQGGFGITYLATDTVLHRVVALKEYLPSEFAVRTQGATVSPRSRGQAESYRWGLDRFLDEARTLARFRHRSIVPVLRFFEANGTGYMVMEHEAGRPFAELIAGPGRLEPARVVTVLSGLLDGLELVHAAGFLHRDIKPANIIVRTDGSPVLIDFGAARQALRSSDRTLTSIVTPRYAPIEQYASDGKQGPATDIYALAAVMHHAISGAAPPEATARVRDDPYKPLVPDGRYSRRFIAAINAALSVFADSRPRTIQAWRELLELEDAVRVSAVVADASDPEAAPTRVLEESSRRVPVRLAAVQADDRIRPPEPAVTRRQIFSWRGLTGALGLIAAVVVSGVYVWPALRDEGPTQVATAPPPTTAPMPPPPPAAVPQPVTPPKVEPKSAPAPAARDSIDKVLPPVTQAPAGPAPVAPRGVTRQSTIDLSSATATRANAAAERAALAGQRARERAGEARIRAAEAAKADLPGAERVEFPDRSKYAGTVRDGRREGLGVVVLADGERQAGEWKADRLDGLATVRSTDGRGYEGEWSAGAPSGFGVFILKPGERHAGDVSGGKPEGFGVRSYERGGVPVTQSGEWRDGALVGVGVETLGSGERYEGEFAAGRRQGMGLLSLPDGTRFHGRFVGGERDGYGVEVAPNGTVTAGLWRKGVLERKED, from the coding sequence ATGACCGACGCCGATTTTCCTTCCGCGCTGCGTGCCGGGCACCGGCTGAACGAGTACCGGATCGACCGTGTGCTCGGGCAGGGCGGATTCGGCATCACCTATCTCGCCACCGATACCGTCCTGCACCGGGTGGTGGCGCTGAAGGAGTACCTGCCGAGCGAGTTCGCGGTGCGCACCCAGGGCGCCACCGTCTCGCCGCGCTCGCGCGGCCAGGCGGAATCCTATCGCTGGGGCCTGGACCGCTTTCTCGACGAGGCGCGCACCCTGGCGCGCTTCCGTCACCGCAGCATCGTGCCCGTGCTGCGATTCTTCGAGGCCAACGGCACCGGCTACATGGTGATGGAGCACGAGGCTGGGCGGCCCTTCGCCGAGCTGATCGCCGGCCCAGGACGACTGGAACCGGCGCGGGTGGTGACGGTGCTGTCCGGCCTGCTCGATGGGCTGGAGCTGGTACATGCCGCGGGCTTCCTGCATCGCGACATCAAGCCGGCCAACATCATCGTGCGCACCGATGGCTCGCCGGTGCTGATCGACTTCGGCGCCGCGCGCCAGGCCCTGCGCAGCAGCGATCGCACGCTGACCAGCATCGTCACGCCGCGCTACGCGCCGATCGAGCAATACGCCAGCGATGGCAAGCAGGGCCCCGCCACCGACATCTATGCATTGGCGGCGGTGATGCATCACGCGATTTCAGGTGCCGCGCCGCCTGAGGCGACGGCGCGCGTGCGCGACGATCCCTACAAGCCGCTGGTGCCCGATGGCCGCTACTCCCGGCGCTTCATCGCCGCGATCAACGCCGCGCTTTCGGTGTTTGCCGACAGCCGCCCGCGCACGATCCAGGCCTGGCGCGAGCTGCTGGAGCTCGAGGATGCGGTGCGCGTATCTGCGGTCGTGGCCGACGCCAGCGATCCGGAAGCGGCCCCCACGCGCGTGCTGGAGGAGTCGTCGCGTCGCGTCCCGGTTCGCCTGGCGGCGGTGCAGGCGGACGATCGGATCCGCCCGCCTGAGCCGGCGGTCACGCGTAGGCAGATTTTCTCGTGGCGTGGCCTGACGGGTGCGCTGGGCCTGATCGCGGCCGTTGTCGTCAGTGGCGTGTACGTCTGGCCGGCGCTGCGCGACGAGGGTCCGACGCAGGTCGCCACCGCGCCGCCGCCGACGACGGCCCCGATGCCGCCTCCACCGCCAGCGGCGGTGCCGCAGCCCGTGACGCCCCCGAAGGTCGAGCCAAAGTCCGCGCCGGCGCCTGCCGCGCGCGATTCGATCGACAAGGTTCTGCCGCCGGTCACGCAGGCGCCTGCCGGGCCCGCGCCGGTCGCACCCAGGGGCGTGACCCGCCAGAGCACGATTGATCTCTCCAGCGCCACGGCGACGCGGGCGAACGCCGCGGCGGAGCGCGCGGCGTTGGCTGGCCAGCGCGCGCGCGAGCGCGCGGGCGAGGCACGCATCCGCGCCGCCGAAGCGGCCAAGGCCGATCTGCCGGGCGCCGAGCGCGTCGAATTCCCCGATCGCTCGAAGTATGCCGGCACTGTCCGCGACGGTCGCCGCGAAGGGCTGGGCGTGGTCGTGCTGGCGGACGGCGAACGCCAGGCCGGCGAGTGGAAGGCCGATCGCCTCGACGGGCTGGCGACGGTGCGTTCAACCGACGGACGTGGCTACGAGGGCGAATGGTCGGCCGGCGCGCCGTCGGGCTTCGGGGTGTTCATCCTCAAGCCGGGAGAACGGCACGCCGGCGATGTTTCCGGCGGCAAGCCCGAGGGCTTCGGCGTGCGCAGCTATGAGCGCGGCGGCGTGCCGGTGACGCAATCCGGCGAATGGCGCGACGGCGCGCTGGTCGGCGTCGGCGTGGAGACTCTCGGTTCGGGCGAGCGCTACGAGGGCGAGTTCGCCGCCGGCCGGCGCCAGGGCATGGGCCTGCTGAGCCTGCCCGACGGCACGCGCTTTCATGGCCGGTTTGTCGGGGGTGAGCGCGACGGCTACGGTGTCGAGGTCGCGCCCAACGGTACCGTGACCGCGGGCCTGTGGCGCAAGGGCGTGCTGGAGCGAAAGGAAGACTGA
- a CDS encoding urease accessory protein UreF, which produces MTEGAALYRLLSWLSPAYPIGAFSYSHGLEYAIEEGLVRDRESLRDWIAGVLANGAGRVDGALFAAAWRAASVGDEPELDSVAELAAAWRGTSEMALESRQQGASFATITRMAWPDARLDALLARQGGEIALPVAVAVAAAWHGIALSAALTGYLHAFAANLVSAAVRAIPLGQTDGQCALAGLEADVAAACARAIAQHPLDEVGGAAPLVDWCSMRHETQYTRLFRS; this is translated from the coding sequence ATGACTGAAGGCGCCGCGCTCTATCGCCTGCTGTCCTGGCTGTCGCCGGCTTATCCGATCGGCGCGTTCAGCTACAGCCATGGGCTGGAGTACGCAATCGAGGAGGGACTCGTGCGTGACCGCGAGTCGCTGCGCGACTGGATCGCCGGCGTCCTCGCGAACGGCGCGGGTCGCGTCGACGGCGCGCTGTTCGCGGCGGCGTGGCGCGCGGCGAGCGTCGGTGACGAGCCGGAGCTGGACTCGGTGGCCGAGCTGGCGGCGGCGTGGCGTGGGACATCGGAGATGGCGCTGGAGTCGCGTCAGCAGGGCGCATCCTTCGCCACCATCACGAGGATGGCCTGGCCGGATGCGCGGCTGGACGCGTTGCTGGCACGCCAGGGCGGCGAGATCGCGCTGCCGGTCGCCGTCGCGGTCGCCGCGGCGTGGCATGGCATCGCGCTTTCGGCGGCGTTGACCGGGTACCTGCATGCCTTTGCCGCCAACCTCGTCTCGGCGGCGGTGCGGGCTATTCCGCTGGGCCAGACCGACGGGCAATGCGCGTTGGCGGGTCTGGAGGCTGACGTTGCCGCAGCCTGTGCGCGCGCCATCGCCCAGCATCCGCTTGACGAGGTGGGCGGTGCGGCGCCTCTTGTCGACTGGTGCTCGATGCGCCATGAGACGCAGTACACGAGGTTGTTCAGGTCATGA